One window of the Chthoniobacterales bacterium genome contains the following:
- the nusB gene encoding transcription antitermination factor NusB, protein MTRVSKENRRESRLQAVQQLYGCEMRGALAPGTGKDEVTLDAGTQPFACELLDAARQNLPKIDSLLSGALQNWDLRRLGAVDRAVLRLAVAEMLTRLDIPPAVTINEAIEIARQLATEDSARFANGVLDRVRKEIGRDPRAVS, encoded by the coding sequence GTGACCCGTGTGAGCAAAGAAAACCGCCGCGAGTCGCGCCTCCAAGCCGTGCAGCAACTTTACGGTTGTGAAATGCGCGGTGCCCTTGCCCCCGGAACCGGCAAAGACGAGGTGACGTTGGATGCCGGGACTCAACCCTTCGCGTGTGAATTGCTTGATGCCGCGCGGCAAAACCTGCCGAAAATCGACAGCCTGCTTTCCGGCGCGCTGCAAAACTGGGATCTCCGCCGCCTCGGGGCCGTCGATCGCGCGGTTCTGCGGCTGGCTGTGGCCGAGATGCTCACGCGTCTCGATATACCGCCGGCGGTGACCATCAATGAGGCGATCGAAATCGCCCGCCAGCTGGCGACCGAGGACTCCGCGCGCTTTGCCAACGGCGTTCTCGACCGCGTGCGCAAAGAAATCGGCCGCGATCCGCGGGCTGTCTCCTGA
- a CDS encoding FkbM family methyltransferase, whose product MLPTLKTIAKAILGRDLIYRRDIDCAVLLLGSDYEGWRVAEGILDKNSVVYSFGIGTDASFDLALIARYGLAVHAFDPTPQSIAWVKHSRLPEAFILHEYGLAARDGGVAFRPPENPTHVSHRLMTEEEYEPRDVRLPVKKLTTIMRELGHERIDLLKMDIEGAEYDVIEDLAKSSIRPKQILVEFHHRFPGISVATTRKSINTLRSMGYALFSVSRSNRELSFILRA is encoded by the coding sequence ATGCTCCCGACGCTCAAGACCATAGCAAAAGCCATTCTCGGACGAGACCTCATTTATCGAAGGGACATCGACTGCGCGGTCCTTTTGCTCGGATCCGATTACGAGGGTTGGAGGGTCGCCGAGGGCATCCTCGACAAGAACTCTGTCGTGTATTCATTTGGCATCGGAACCGACGCCTCATTCGATCTGGCGCTCATAGCCCGCTACGGCCTCGCGGTTCATGCTTTTGATCCAACACCGCAGTCGATTGCGTGGGTCAAACACTCCCGGCTTCCAGAGGCTTTCATTCTCCATGAATATGGTTTGGCGGCGCGCGACGGGGGTGTCGCCTTCCGTCCGCCGGAAAACCCCACGCACGTGTCCCATCGACTGATGACAGAAGAAGAATACGAACCACGGGACGTGCGGTTGCCAGTCAAGAAACTGACGACAATCATGCGCGAACTTGGTCACGAGCGCATAGATCTGCTTAAGATGGACATCGAGGGAGCGGAATACGATGTGATCGAGGACTTGGCGAAATCATCCATCCGACCCAAACAAATTCTGGTCGAGTTCCACCACAGATTTCCTGGCATTTCGGTCGCCACGACGAGAAAGAGTATCAACACGCTTCGCTCAATGGGATACGCTCTCTTTTCTGTCTCCCGGTCGAACCGCGAGTTGTCCTTCATTCTCCGAGCCTGA
- the alaS gene encoding alanine--tRNA ligase — MTALSSTEIRRSFLDFFREKQHTIVPSSSLLPDSPNLLFTNAGMNQFVPIFLGKAKADLSRWPGVTAGSDTRAADTQKCIRAGGKHNDLEDVGLDTYHHTFFEMLGNWSFGDYFKKEAIAWAWELLVDRWKFPPARLYATVYSPGPGDPSEFDQEAWNYWAEHFRAAGLDPAVHIVRGDKKDNFWMMGDTGPCGPCSEVHVDLTPQGDTHGALVNKGTAECIEIWNLVFIQFNANPDGTFTPLPARHVDTGMGFERVCSVVQGTKGFTDFSNARISNYETDVFRPLFAEIEKLSGKKYGSTLPEAGSTGHTGQEKIDIAFRVIADHARTLSFAVADGISPGNNDRNYVLRRILRRAVRYGRTLGFHQPFFHKLVGVLAQTMGDVFPELRAKQAHVEQVLRGEEEAFNRTLDKGIALFDAETAKMEAGGKISGAFAFRLYDEQGFPLDLTELMARERALAVDTGGFEKLMEQQRARARSAQKKEVIAVSEISTKAATRFTGYDELTVRAKVLEVVDLKGKLAVVLDASTCYAEMGGQVGDTGELRSGSNLWRVGNTQKAGDVWLHILEGEEAPEAGGEVELHVDDARRAAIQRHHTVTHILHWALHEIVGPEAVQKGSYVGPDKLTFDFSSAALAPEQVAAVERLVNEKILENAPVAWTEAAYADVRGRADVMQFFGDKYGDRVRVVQIGGTPGTFDGYSMELCGGTHVRGTGEIGLFRITSEAAVAAGIRRIEAVAGAEARRMAESERERLKSIAAKLGSPLADLEKKLDAFLAQQKETEKALKSARQREATAQAGDLLSNQEVIGGVPAIIADLGPADGDTLQAAADALKSKFDGVVVLSGVSEGTVSLVATVGKHHTAKISAGKIIQTIAPHVGGKGGGRPESARGAGKDPSGLPAALAAARDFLSM; from the coding sequence ATGACCGCCCTTTCCAGCACCGAAATCCGCCGCAGCTTCCTCGATTTCTTCCGGGAGAAGCAACACACGATCGTCCCCTCGTCGAGCCTGCTTCCGGACTCGCCCAACCTGCTTTTCACCAACGCCGGAATGAACCAGTTCGTTCCGATTTTTCTCGGCAAAGCCAAAGCCGATCTCTCGCGGTGGCCCGGCGTGACGGCCGGGTCCGATACCCGCGCGGCCGATACGCAGAAATGCATCCGTGCCGGCGGCAAGCACAACGACCTCGAGGACGTCGGTCTCGACACCTACCACCACACGTTCTTCGAAATGCTCGGGAACTGGAGCTTCGGCGACTATTTCAAAAAGGAAGCCATCGCGTGGGCGTGGGAGTTGCTCGTCGATCGCTGGAAGTTTCCGCCGGCGCGGCTTTATGCCACGGTCTATTCGCCCGGGCCCGGTGACCCGAGCGAGTTCGATCAGGAAGCGTGGAACTATTGGGCCGAGCACTTCCGTGCCGCAGGACTGGACCCCGCGGTTCATATCGTGCGCGGCGACAAAAAGGACAACTTTTGGATGATGGGCGACACCGGGCCCTGCGGTCCGTGCTCCGAAGTTCATGTCGATCTTACTCCCCAGGGCGATACGCATGGAGCGCTGGTCAACAAGGGCACCGCCGAGTGCATCGAGATCTGGAACCTCGTCTTCATCCAGTTCAATGCCAACCCCGACGGCACATTCACGCCGCTGCCCGCGCGCCATGTCGATACCGGCATGGGCTTCGAGCGCGTTTGTTCGGTGGTCCAGGGCACGAAGGGCTTCACCGATTTTTCCAACGCGCGCATTTCGAATTACGAAACGGATGTGTTCCGCCCGCTCTTTGCCGAAATCGAAAAACTCAGCGGGAAAAAATACGGTTCGACGCTGCCCGAAGCCGGATCGACCGGGCACACTGGGCAGGAAAAAATAGACATCGCCTTCCGTGTTATTGCCGACCATGCGCGCACACTCAGCTTTGCCGTTGCCGACGGTATCTCGCCGGGAAACAACGACCGCAACTACGTGCTGCGCCGCATCCTGCGCCGAGCTGTCCGCTACGGCCGCACGCTCGGATTTCACCAGCCCTTTTTCCATAAACTCGTCGGTGTGTTGGCCCAGACGATGGGTGATGTCTTTCCCGAATTGCGCGCCAAGCAGGCGCACGTCGAGCAAGTGCTGCGCGGCGAGGAAGAAGCCTTCAACCGAACGCTCGACAAAGGTATCGCGCTATTTGACGCCGAGACCGCGAAAATGGAAGCCGGCGGGAAAATTTCCGGCGCCTTTGCATTCAGGCTCTATGACGAACAGGGATTTCCTCTCGATCTCACGGAGTTGATGGCGCGCGAGCGCGCACTCGCGGTCGATACCGGCGGATTTGAAAAACTCATGGAGCAACAGCGCGCCCGCGCCCGCTCCGCCCAGAAAAAAGAAGTCATTGCGGTCTCGGAGATTTCGACCAAGGCAGCCACACGATTCACGGGCTATGACGAACTGACGGTGCGCGCCAAGGTGCTCGAAGTCGTCGATCTCAAGGGCAAGCTGGCCGTTGTCCTGGACGCCAGCACTTGCTACGCGGAAATGGGCGGACAGGTCGGCGACACCGGCGAATTGCGCTCAGGCTCGAATCTCTGGCGTGTCGGCAACACGCAGAAAGCCGGTGACGTCTGGCTTCACATCCTTGAAGGTGAAGAGGCGCCCGAAGCCGGAGGCGAAGTGGAACTTCATGTCGATGATGCGCGCCGTGCCGCCATCCAGCGTCATCACACAGTCACCCACATTCTTCATTGGGCATTGCATGAAATCGTTGGCCCCGAGGCTGTGCAAAAGGGCAGCTATGTCGGGCCCGACAAGCTTACCTTCGATTTCAGCAGCGCGGCGCTCGCCCCGGAGCAAGTCGCGGCTGTCGAGCGCCTGGTGAACGAAAAGATTCTGGAGAATGCACCGGTGGCTTGGACGGAAGCTGCCTACGCCGATGTGCGCGGGCGTGCTGACGTCATGCAGTTCTTCGGTGACAAATACGGCGATCGTGTGCGTGTGGTCCAGATCGGCGGCACGCCCGGAACATTCGATGGATACAGCATGGAGCTGTGCGGCGGAACCCACGTGCGCGGCACCGGCGAGATCGGCCTCTTCCGCATCACAAGCGAGGCGGCTGTGGCAGCCGGAATCCGTCGTATCGAGGCCGTAGCCGGTGCGGAAGCCCGTCGCATGGCCGAGTCCGAACGCGAGCGCCTCAAATCCATCGCTGCAAAGTTGGGATCACCGCTCGCCGATCTCGAAAAGAAACTCGATGCCTTTCTCGCACAACAGAAAGAAACCGAAAAAGCTCTCAAGTCGGCGCGTCAGCGCGAGGCAACCGCCCAAGCTGGTGATCTTCTGTCGAACCAGGAAGTTATCGGCGGTGTTCCGGCGATCATTGCAGACCTCGGGCCGGCAGACGGTGACACACTCCAAGCGGCTGCCGATGCTTTGAAGAGCAAGTTCGACGGTGTTGTCGTTCTTTCCGGTGTTTCGGAAGGAACCGTCTCCCTTGTCGCAACCGTCGGCAAACATCACACGGCTAAAATTTCTGCCGGCAAAATCATCCAGACCATCGCCCCGCACGTCGGCGGCAAAGGCGGCGGCCGCCCTGAATCCGCCCGCGGTGCCGGCAAAGATCCCTCCGGATTGCCTGCGGCTTTAGCCGCCGCCCGCGATTTTCTCTCCATGTAG
- a CDS encoding DUF1957 domain-containing protein — protein sequence MRKGKFALLLHAHLPYVRHPEHEDFLEEDWLYEAIAETYIPLLRIFERMVDDRTPVRITMSITPPLCAMLEDALLQERAARHLERSVALAESEVRRTRDDGRQNALARFYHERFVAALGYFESRGRKLLPAFRALQDAGFLEIITCAATHGFLPLMADHPGAVRAQILTACDYHRRCFGRAPEGIWLPECAYFPGVEKYLREADLKWFVLDAHGLMFARPQPRFAIYAPCYTPEGPAAFARDRVSSRQVWSAEEGYPGDPAYRDFYRDIGYDLGLDYLRPFLGADGQRKFTGLKYHRITGRTEHKDLYHRPWADAALEAHASDFLARRIAQFEPLCAEMPIDPVIVSPYDAELFGHWWFEGPEFLDLFLRKAAHDQTVFEFTTPSAYLARNEILQVVQPCASSWGNNGYWEVWLDGSNAWIYPHLHRAARLMTGMARKHAKTKTPWRKETLRQMARELLLAQSSDWAFLMRTGTAREYAEKRTKDHLLRFNRLHDSLAAGRADGEFLAACRERDNIFPDLEWKYYA from the coding sequence ATGAGAAAAGGAAAATTCGCCCTTCTGCTGCACGCGCACCTTCCTTACGTGCGCCACCCGGAGCATGAGGACTTCTTGGAAGAGGACTGGCTCTACGAAGCCATCGCGGAAACTTACATCCCGCTGCTTCGCATCTTCGAACGCATGGTGGACGATCGGACGCCGGTGCGCATCACCATGTCGATCACGCCGCCGCTGTGCGCGATGCTGGAGGACGCGCTGCTGCAGGAACGCGCGGCACGGCATCTCGAGCGTTCCGTCGCCCTTGCTGAAAGTGAAGTCCGTCGCACGCGGGATGACGGGCGGCAGAACGCGCTGGCGCGTTTTTACCATGAGCGTTTTGTCGCGGCCCTCGGTTATTTCGAGTCGAGAGGGCGGAAACTCCTCCCCGCTTTCCGCGCGCTCCAGGATGCGGGCTTTCTCGAGATCATCACCTGCGCAGCGACCCACGGATTTCTTCCGCTCATGGCGGACCACCCCGGTGCCGTGCGCGCGCAGATTCTGACGGCCTGCGATTACCACCGGCGATGCTTCGGCCGGGCTCCCGAAGGCATCTGGCTCCCGGAATGCGCTTACTTTCCCGGGGTTGAAAAATATCTGCGCGAGGCGGACCTGAAATGGTTCGTGCTCGACGCCCACGGGCTGATGTTCGCCCGGCCGCAACCGCGCTTCGCCATTTACGCGCCGTGCTACACGCCGGAAGGTCCGGCTGCCTTCGCGCGCGATCGCGTGTCGAGCCGCCAGGTGTGGAGTGCGGAGGAAGGATATCCCGGCGATCCGGCCTACCGGGACTTTTACCGCGACATCGGCTACGACCTCGGCCTGGACTACCTCCGGCCTTTCCTCGGGGCCGACGGACAAAGAAAATTCACCGGCCTGAAATATCACCGCATCACCGGGCGCACGGAACACAAGGATCTTTATCACCGCCCGTGGGCCGATGCCGCCCTGGAGGCCCACGCCTCGGACTTCCTTGCCCGGCGCATCGCGCAATTCGAACCGCTTTGCGCCGAGATGCCCATCGACCCTGTGATTGTCAGTCCTTACGACGCGGAACTCTTCGGTCATTGGTGGTTCGAGGGCCCGGAGTTTCTCGATCTGTTCTTGCGCAAAGCCGCGCACGACCAGACGGTTTTCGAATTCACCACGCCGTCCGCATATTTGGCCCGGAACGAAATTCTCCAAGTCGTGCAACCCTGCGCGTCGAGTTGGGGGAATAATGGATACTGGGAGGTCTGGCTCGATGGATCGAACGCCTGGATTTACCCGCATTTGCACCGTGCCGCCCGGCTCATGACCGGCATGGCGCGCAAGCACGCAAAGACCAAAACGCCTTGGCGCAAGGAAACCCTGCGGCAGATGGCCCGCGAACTTCTGCTTGCCCAGTCAAGCGATTGGGCGTTTCTCATGCGGACCGGCACCGCGCGCGAATACGCGGAAAAACGCACGAAGGATCATCTTCTCCGCTTCAATCGCCTTCACGACAGTCTGGCTGCCGGGCGGGCCGACGGGGAATTTCTCGCCGCGTGCCGCGAACGTGACAATATTTTCCCCGACCTCGAATGGAAATATTACGCCTGA
- the ftsY gene encoding signal recognition particle-docking protein FtsY — MAVGFLRGIVERFRGRPVDWDELEAIFLQADLGVKTTMQLLETLRSAAGFSATADQVTREAREELVRLLPPAHPPLLPLPGRPRVVLVVGVNGTGKTTSMAKLAATLRREGRTVMMAAGDTFRAAAIEQLVHWGEKLGVPVIRGAYQGDPAAVCHDAYDSAERQGMEFLLCDTAGRLHTKHNLMQELAKVRRVLGRRDPESPHEVFIVLDATTGSNALEQARQFQQAAGLTGAILTKLDGSGRGGMAVALQQELGVPVRFIGTGEKEADFARFDPERFAAEML; from the coding sequence ATGGCCGTCGGATTTCTTCGCGGCATCGTCGAGCGTTTCCGCGGCCGTCCCGTCGATTGGGACGAGCTGGAAGCCATTTTCCTGCAGGCGGACCTCGGAGTGAAGACCACGATGCAGCTTCTCGAGACGCTTCGCTCTGCCGCCGGGTTCTCGGCCACGGCCGACCAAGTGACGCGTGAAGCGCGCGAAGAGCTTGTCCGCCTCCTTCCGCCGGCCCACCCGCCGCTTCTCCCGCTCCCGGGCCGGCCGCGCGTCGTGCTCGTTGTGGGCGTCAACGGAACAGGCAAAACGACTTCCATGGCGAAACTCGCGGCCACGCTCCGGCGCGAAGGGCGCACGGTCATGATGGCCGCCGGCGATACTTTTCGCGCGGCCGCCATCGAGCAGCTTGTCCATTGGGGCGAAAAGCTCGGTGTCCCCGTCATTCGCGGAGCTTACCAAGGCGACCCCGCCGCCGTTTGCCATGATGCTTACGACTCCGCGGAGCGTCAGGGAATGGAGTTTCTCCTGTGCGACACCGCGGGCCGCTTGCATACCAAGCACAACCTCATGCAGGAATTGGCGAAGGTGCGGCGCGTGCTCGGGCGTCGCGACCCGGAGAGTCCGCACGAGGTCTTCATCGTGCTCGATGCGACGACCGGATCGAACGCGCTCGAGCAGGCACGGCAATTCCAACAGGCCGCGGGGCTGACCGGGGCGATCCTCACCAAACTCGACGGCAGCGGGCGCGGAGGCATGGCCGTGGCCTTGCAGCAGGAACTCGGTGTCCCCGTTCGCTTCATCGGGACCGGGGAAAAGGAAGCGGATTTCGCGCGCTTCGATCCCGAGCGCTTCGCCGCGGAGATGCTCTGA
- the ribH gene encoding 6,7-dimethyl-8-ribityllumazine synthase, which produces MAVKVQPRPAKFESGTAPRIAIVASEYNAEFVQALVNHTCKEIYLIDEGSVIELFGASGAFEIPVVAEIVAAKHRHDVIIALGLIMQGATKHAEFIGQSVSFALQQVALKHTIPVIHEVLLVNSEGEARERCIEKELNRGVEAARAAFVMLRVKQQLKDKPTSR; this is translated from the coding sequence ATGGCAGTCAAAGTCCAACCCCGCCCGGCGAAGTTCGAATCCGGGACCGCCCCGCGCATCGCGATCGTGGCCAGCGAATACAACGCCGAGTTCGTGCAGGCTCTGGTCAATCACACATGCAAAGAGATTTATCTCATCGATGAAGGTTCCGTCATCGAACTGTTCGGCGCATCCGGGGCGTTTGAAATTCCCGTGGTCGCCGAAATCGTCGCGGCCAAGCATCGCCACGATGTCATAATCGCCCTCGGTCTCATCATGCAGGGCGCGACGAAGCATGCGGAATTCATCGGCCAGAGCGTGAGCTTCGCCCTGCAACAGGTCGCCCTCAAGCACACGATCCCGGTCATCCACGAGGTGCTCCTGGTGAACAGCGAGGGGGAGGCGCGCGAGCGTTGCATCGAGAAGGAGCTCAACCGCGGCGTTGAGGCTGCGCGCGCGGCCTTCGTCATGCTCCGCGTGAAACAGCAACTCAAAGACAAGCCGACATCTCGCTGA
- a CDS encoding rhodanese-like domain-containing protein, with the protein MQTAALPHPVRLTRPGGPCHDDFVKTLVIVVVIVVLFVLARRLLGGPSVSPSEAAQRVQDGSAILVDVREPAEWQGGVAGPALLLSLGDLRGKRDAWRPVLDANRDKEFILYCASGTRSGIAAGILRKEGFNAVNAGGFGSWRAAGLPVRQP; encoded by the coding sequence GTGCAAACCGCGGCGCTGCCGCACCCCGTCCGGTTGACGAGGCCTGGCGGCCCTTGCCATGATGATTTCGTGAAAACGCTCGTTATTGTCGTCGTCATCGTGGTTCTTTTCGTCCTCGCCCGGCGTCTGCTTGGTGGTCCCTCGGTTTCGCCTTCTGAAGCCGCACAGCGAGTGCAAGATGGATCGGCGATTCTCGTCGATGTGCGCGAGCCTGCGGAATGGCAGGGTGGTGTCGCCGGGCCGGCCCTGCTGCTGTCGCTGGGAGACCTGCGTGGCAAAAGGGACGCATGGCGCCCGGTCCTCGATGCCAACCGCGACAAAGAATTCATCCTCTACTGCGCTTCCGGAACGCGGTCGGGAATAGCTGCCGGCATCCTGCGCAAAGAAGGATTCAATGCGGTCAATGCCGGCGGCTTTGGATCGTGGCGCGCGGCAGGTCTGCCCGTGCGCCAGCCGTGA
- a CDS encoding glycosyltransferase family 4 protein: MTRMETRRKKVLVVAQTPPPYHGQAVMNEIFLHGEYATLDLVHIRMAFSSTIREVGRFRLGKLASLISLVLRIAWQRTKTGANILYYQPASPNLVPFLRDVVVLVTTRWMFRATVFHFHAAGLAGYYGHLPRIGRWLYRIAYSRPELAICLSEATRSDAEHINASATCVVPNGIEDVAQHFKDRRTQDHSNRPPTILFLGMLSREKGVDDLLQACQILDDRKVFYRLVIAGEAESDSTARRVKDLCGSLQGDVTLAGKVTGDAKRDCYLNADIFCFPTFYRAEGFPVVLLEAMMFSLPVVSTKWRGIPEIVEDGQTGILLEPGHPEHLAGGLQTLLADRHARQVMGTKGRARFVEKFTASQFQRNMECALNRVCAA, translated from the coding sequence ATGACGCGTATGGAAACACGTCGCAAAAAAGTGCTGGTTGTCGCCCAGACGCCACCGCCTTACCACGGCCAAGCCGTGATGAATGAAATTTTTCTGCACGGTGAATACGCAACGCTGGATCTCGTCCACATTCGCATGGCGTTTTCCTCCACCATACGGGAGGTGGGCAGATTCCGTCTGGGCAAACTGGCTTCGCTGATATCCCTCGTGCTTCGCATCGCATGGCAAAGGACAAAGACGGGCGCAAACATTCTCTACTATCAGCCGGCGAGCCCCAATCTCGTGCCGTTCTTGAGGGATGTTGTCGTGCTTGTAACAACACGCTGGATGTTCCGAGCCACAGTGTTCCATTTCCATGCTGCAGGACTGGCAGGATATTACGGGCACCTTCCGCGCATTGGGCGGTGGCTTTACCGGATTGCCTACTCGCGGCCGGAGCTAGCCATCTGCCTGTCGGAAGCCACGCGTTCTGACGCCGAGCACATCAACGCCTCTGCAACGTGCGTGGTTCCCAATGGCATCGAGGATGTCGCTCAGCATTTCAAGGATCGCCGGACGCAAGACCACAGCAACCGTCCTCCAACGATTCTTTTTTTGGGGATGCTGAGCCGCGAAAAGGGAGTGGATGACCTTTTGCAGGCCTGTCAAATTTTGGATGATCGCAAAGTTTTCTATCGGCTTGTGATCGCGGGAGAGGCGGAAAGCGATTCAACAGCACGGCGCGTTAAAGACCTGTGCGGGAGTTTGCAGGGCGATGTGACGCTCGCCGGAAAAGTCACCGGTGACGCGAAACGGGATTGCTACTTGAATGCAGATATTTTCTGTTTTCCCACATTTTACCGCGCCGAAGGGTTCCCTGTCGTCTTGCTTGAAGCGATGATGTTTTCGCTGCCCGTCGTCTCGACAAAATGGCGGGGCATTCCGGAGATCGTGGAAGATGGCCAGACGGGAATTCTATTGGAGCCCGGCCATCCGGAACATCTGGCCGGTGGGCTGCAGACTTTGCTTGCAGACCGGCATGCGCGCCAAGTCATGGGCACCAAGGGCAGGGCGCGTTTCGTTGAGAAGTTTACTGCGAGCCAGTTCCAACGAAACATGGAATGCGCCCTCAATCGCGTGTGCGCCGCTTGA
- a CDS encoding glycosyltransferase family 4 protein, translating into MRPQSRVRRLSFQNDCAAQAQKHTQVRLSIKHFVAIIQEKLPHYRAAFFDELRAQLASQCVALRVLYSADSVSRNLPADLPWAVPVKMRCVAGFVWQSVLAQTRGQDLVIVPQEVKYGALYVLLVRRYLGRQQKLAFWGHGRNFQTRNPDSLAERWKRFVSGKVDWWFAYNDLSARIVENIGFPQERITNVGNAIDTRFLRSEREKMPDHELLRVKKELGLSSENIGIFAGGLYPDKRIAFLIEASARVRALVSDFELIIIGNGPDRHLVEDATRRFPWVHYAGAKNDSEKVPYWAAAKLLLMPGLVGLVVLDSFALGTPMVTTAFPYHSPEIDYLHNGLNGVIVQDWKNAEAYAYSIAELLRDDRKRESLAAKGYEAAGKFTIENMASNFTAGVLRALQTPRRK; encoded by the coding sequence ATGCGCCCTCAATCGCGTGTGCGCCGCTTGAGTTTCCAAAACGATTGCGCCGCACAAGCCCAGAAACACACACAGGTTCGATTGTCCATCAAACACTTCGTCGCAATTATCCAGGAGAAACTGCCGCACTACCGCGCAGCTTTCTTCGATGAATTGCGCGCCCAACTTGCATCGCAGTGCGTTGCTCTGCGCGTTCTCTACTCTGCAGACTCCGTTTCGCGCAACTTGCCCGCCGACTTACCATGGGCTGTGCCGGTGAAAATGCGGTGCGTGGCAGGTTTTGTCTGGCAAAGTGTCTTGGCGCAAACACGGGGGCAGGACTTGGTCATTGTTCCCCAAGAGGTCAAATACGGCGCACTATACGTCCTGCTGGTGAGGCGATACCTTGGGAGACAGCAAAAGCTGGCTTTCTGGGGGCACGGGCGCAATTTCCAGACGCGCAACCCGGATTCCTTGGCAGAGCGTTGGAAGCGCTTCGTATCTGGAAAAGTAGACTGGTGGTTCGCTTACAATGACTTGAGCGCGAGAATCGTCGAAAACATCGGTTTCCCGCAGGAACGAATCACGAATGTCGGAAATGCCATCGATACACGTTTTCTCCGCAGCGAGCGGGAGAAAATGCCGGACCATGAATTGCTGCGGGTCAAAAAGGAACTCGGCCTCTCCTCGGAAAATATCGGAATCTTTGCCGGCGGGCTTTATCCGGACAAACGCATTGCTTTCCTTATCGAGGCTTCCGCACGGGTGCGAGCTCTCGTTTCTGACTTCGAGCTGATCATCATCGGAAACGGTCCCGATCGTCATTTGGTGGAAGATGCTACACGGCGTTTTCCGTGGGTGCATTACGCGGGGGCCAAGAACGACAGCGAGAAAGTCCCTTACTGGGCGGCAGCCAAGCTGTTGCTGATGCCTGGTCTTGTGGGACTTGTTGTTTTGGATTCCTTCGCCCTAGGCACGCCTATGGTAACGACAGCATTTCCATACCACAGCCCGGAAATCGACTATCTCCACAATGGTTTAAACGGTGTGATTGTCCAGGATTGGAAAAACGCGGAGGCCTACGCGTATTCTATTGCGGAATTGCTCCGAGACGACCGCAAACGTGAGTCGCTAGCGGCGAAGGGATACGAAGCGGCTGGCAAGTTCACGATCGAAAACATGGCCTCGAATTTTACCGCAGGAGTTCTGCGGGCTCTGCAAACTCCGAGGCGCAAGTAG